In Mongoliitalea daihaiensis, one DNA window encodes the following:
- a CDS encoding RNA methyltransferase: MKKLSMDELNRLSVEEFKKVEKTPIVIVLDNVRSLNNVGSAFRTSDAFLVEKIILCGITGTPPHREIQKTALGATESVNWEYAANTLEAVQRLKNDGYMVCAIEQVDVSVPLDQFEVTKNEKYALVFGNEVFGVEESIISAADRVIEIPQLGTKHSLNISVSLGIVVWDLISKLKKLA; the protein is encoded by the coding sequence AATTAAGTATGGACGAATTGAACAGACTCAGTGTAGAGGAATTCAAAAAAGTTGAAAAAACACCCATCGTCATCGTTTTGGATAATGTGCGAAGCTTAAATAATGTAGGCTCTGCTTTCCGGACCTCAGATGCTTTTTTGGTAGAAAAGATTATTTTGTGTGGTATTACAGGAACCCCTCCACATCGGGAAATCCAAAAAACAGCACTGGGAGCTACAGAGTCTGTAAATTGGGAGTATGCAGCAAATACACTTGAAGCAGTTCAACGATTAAAAAATGATGGATACATGGTTTGTGCCATCGAACAAGTAGATGTATCTGTACCATTGGATCAATTTGAGGTGACCAAAAATGAGAAATATGCTTTAGTATTCGGCAATGAAGTTTTTGGAGTAGAAGAATCTATCATCTCTGCTGCCGATCGGGTCATTGAAATTCCCCAACTTGGAACCAAGCACTCCTTAAATATTTCAGTCAGCTTAGGAATTGTTGTTTGGGATTTGATTTCCAAACTAAAGAAATTAGCATAA
- a CDS encoding tRNA-binding protein codes for MQTIDFSDFQRIELRIGTIERCEIFEKAKKPSYKLWINLGELGIKKSSAQITQVYQPEELIGKQVLCVCNFPPKQIADFMSEVLVTGVNNNEGHVVLMTVDQKVPDGSKLY; via the coding sequence ATGCAAACGATTGACTTTAGTGATTTTCAAAGAATTGAGCTCCGAATTGGCACAATCGAACGTTGTGAAATCTTTGAAAAAGCCAAAAAACCATCCTATAAATTATGGATCAACCTAGGTGAACTGGGAATTAAAAAATCTTCTGCACAAATCACTCAAGTCTACCAGCCAGAAGAGCTAATCGGAAAGCAGGTTTTGTGTGTGTGTAATTTTCCTCCCAAACAAATCGCAGACTTTATGTCAGAGGTTCTTGTCACAGGAGTGAACAATAATGAAGGTCATGTGGTATTGATGACCGTTGATCAAAAAGTACCGGATGGAAGTAAGCTTTATTAA
- a CDS encoding Rieske (2Fe-2S) protein codes for MKTYFLGRNKSEVQSFLPNLRIQKIKVGQYQLGIVRIEEQIFAFEIQCPHRKADLTQGRITQYEEVVCPLHEYRFDLQTGQVKAGTCPDLKVYACRLLDSGLEVDVPQM; via the coding sequence ATGAAAACATATTTCCTTGGACGGAACAAATCAGAAGTTCAGAGTTTTCTTCCCAACTTACGCATACAAAAAATTAAGGTTGGCCAATATCAACTGGGTATTGTGCGAATAGAGGAGCAAATCTTTGCCTTTGAGATCCAATGTCCCCATAGAAAAGCAGATCTTACTCAGGGTCGAATCACCCAGTATGAGGAAGTGGTTTGTCCTTTACATGAATACAGGTTTGATCTTCAAACTGGGCAGGTAAAAGCAGGAACTTGCCCAGATTTGAAAGTATATGCCTGTAGGTTGTTGGATAGTGGATTAGAGGTCGACGTTCCTCAAATGTGA
- a CDS encoding DUF4286 family protein: MYLYNVTVNVEKEMEKEWLDWMKSEHIPHVLATGMFVENKLFKIMHDSEDGSLNYSVQYFADSMENIMNYQQNFAPKLQADTQNRYGDRLVIFRTLLKLV, translated from the coding sequence ATGTATTTATACAATGTGACTGTCAATGTTGAGAAAGAAATGGAAAAAGAGTGGTTGGATTGGATGAAATCTGAACACATTCCGCATGTGCTCGCCACAGGTATGTTTGTGGAAAACAAACTTTTCAAAATCATGCACGATTCCGAGGATGGCAGCTTAAATTATTCTGTACAGTATTTTGCTGATAGCATGGAAAATATCATGAACTATCAGCAAAACTTTGCGCCAAAACTTCAGGCAGATACTCAAAATCGGTACGGAGACCGTTTGGTAATTTTTAGAACGTTGTTAAAGTTGGTTTGA
- a CDS encoding carotenoid biosynthesis protein, which translates to MTRIAEKETPTMINKLRQKQNTVKFVLTVVYIVGIVGMAIPSVRTIFQALTPIHLLFSLGILLLFHRDWNTSFIVFALAAFSIGFLSEVSGVHTGFPFGNYIYGPVLGVKLWEVPLMIGVNWFLLIYTSGQLVKKYISNKVVASFIGALVMTGIDYLIEPVAVALDFWTWDGGIIPLSNYLGWIGVSFLIQLIYHFGSFQKDNSLSTYLLIHLVIFFAALNFIL; encoded by the coding sequence ATGACTCGAATTGCGGAAAAAGAAACCCCTACTATGATCAATAAACTGAGGCAAAAACAAAACACCGTCAAATTTGTACTGACAGTTGTTTATATAGTTGGAATCGTAGGGATGGCTATTCCCAGTGTGCGAACTATTTTCCAAGCATTAACGCCCATTCATCTATTATTTAGTTTAGGGATATTATTACTATTTCATCGAGACTGGAATACATCCTTTATAGTATTTGCATTAGCAGCCTTTTCCATAGGCTTTCTTTCTGAAGTTTCGGGTGTTCATACAGGGTTTCCTTTTGGTAATTACATCTATGGTCCCGTATTAGGAGTCAAACTATGGGAAGTACCTTTGATGATTGGAGTAAACTGGTTTTTATTGATTTACACTAGCGGACAATTAGTCAAAAAGTATATTTCAAATAAGGTTGTAGCTTCCTTTATTGGGGCATTAGTGATGACAGGAATAGATTATTTGATTGAACCCGTAGCTGTAGCGCTTGATTTTTGGACATGGGATGGAGGGATTATTCCTTTGTCCAACTACTTAGGTTGGATAGGTGTCTCCTTTTTAATTCAATTGATCTACCATTTTGGGTCATTCCAAAAAGATAACTCGCTCTCAACCTATCTTTTAATTCATTTGGTAATCTTCTTCGCTGCCCTCAATTTTATCTTGTAG
- a CDS encoding sterol desaturase family protein produces MFVMYAVIFTILGFLSMELAGWFIHKYLMHGPLWSIHKTHHEPSKSFFELNDVFSLLFGSIAIVLILLGVGELDYRFWMGAGISIYGMSYFFIHDVLVHRRFKWFERPRSKWLLGIFKAHQAHHATNKKNDAVSFGLFIVPKKYFKSK; encoded by the coding sequence ATGTTTGTAATGTATGCAGTAATATTTACAATTTTGGGTTTTTTGTCCATGGAATTGGCGGGTTGGTTCATTCATAAATATCTTATGCATGGCCCTCTTTGGTCCATACACAAAACCCATCATGAGCCTTCCAAATCCTTTTTTGAACTTAACGATGTATTCTCATTACTATTTGGCTCCATTGCCATTGTATTGATCTTGTTAGGTGTCGGAGAATTGGATTACAGATTTTGGATGGGCGCTGGAATCAGTATTTATGGGATGAGTTATTTCTTCATCCACGATGTATTGGTGCACAGAAGGTTTAAGTGGTTTGAGAGACCTCGAAGCAAATGGCTTTTAGGTATATTCAAAGCACATCAAGCACATCATGCCACTAATAAAAAAAATGATGCGGTTTCCTTCGGTTTATTTATAGTTCCAAAAAAATACTTTAAAAGTAAGTAA